In one window of Leptospira sp. WS92.C1 DNA:
- a CDS encoding ABC-F family ATP-binding cassette domain-containing protein — protein MNLISVDKISKEIGEKVLFNQISFGINEGEKIGILGINGSGKSTLLKMLAGLDVPDSGQILKNKILQISVLSQSPTFDPEHTILEHIFFSQSPVLGTIRAYEAVCEKMESGDPEVEKEFNVIHQEMDRLGAWELEAWFRSLLKELDIPDLSLKMNSLSGGMLKKVALVQTLIEESNLLILDEPTNHLDVDTILWLQDFLIETKKAVLLVTHDRYFLEEVTQRIIELENGNLFSFPGNFAFYLEKKAEAELVKEKTEHKEKRFIKKELEWLRRQPKARGTKQKGRTDRALEVINRKKTGKEIVLDFSVSGRRLGKKILELKNLTKSYKSPLIKTFSYTFKNGERIGVIGPNGAGKSTLLNLITGRDVPDSGDVSIGMNTSFGYFDQVSKELSGDMRVVEYIKKECGVSVKMSDGSVMSAADMLELFLFDGRLQASYVKNLSGGEKRRLYLVSILMTNPNFLILDEPTNDLDIRTLSVLEEFLAEFGGCILVVSHDRYFMDRTVDYLFVFEGNGLVEKFPGNYSEYLEYKNYLNRQKNKRESEQPETKIQEAEVSKTAKKGLNFRQKKELESIELEIATLEKEERDITEILQSGTGKTEELVILGNRLSEIHTILPLKLERWEGLQGLL, from the coding sequence ATGAATTTAATATCCGTCGATAAGATCTCCAAAGAGATCGGTGAGAAAGTCCTATTCAATCAAATCAGTTTTGGTATCAACGAAGGAGAGAAGATAGGAATTCTCGGTATCAATGGCTCCGGAAAATCCACCCTTCTCAAAATGCTTGCGGGTTTGGATGTTCCCGATTCCGGACAAATTCTGAAAAACAAAATTCTTCAAATCTCCGTTCTTTCTCAGTCACCTACGTTTGATCCGGAACATACCATTTTAGAGCATATTTTTTTTAGTCAAAGTCCGGTGTTGGGAACGATTCGCGCTTATGAAGCGGTTTGCGAAAAAATGGAATCCGGCGATCCGGAGGTCGAAAAAGAATTTAACGTCATTCATCAGGAAATGGATCGGCTTGGCGCTTGGGAGTTGGAGGCTTGGTTTCGTTCTCTTCTCAAGGAGTTGGACATTCCGGATCTGTCCCTCAAAATGAATTCTCTTTCGGGTGGAATGCTTAAAAAAGTCGCCTTAGTACAAACCCTCATCGAAGAATCCAATCTTCTCATATTGGACGAGCCTACGAATCACTTGGACGTGGACACGATTTTATGGCTGCAAGATTTTTTGATCGAAACCAAAAAGGCGGTCTTACTCGTCACACACGACCGTTACTTTTTGGAAGAAGTCACACAACGAATCATCGAATTGGAAAATGGAAATTTATTTTCCTTTCCCGGTAACTTTGCGTTTTATCTTGAAAAAAAAGCGGAAGCGGAGCTTGTCAAAGAAAAGACGGAACACAAAGAAAAACGGTTTATCAAAAAGGAATTGGAATGGCTGCGCAGACAGCCGAAAGCGAGAGGCACCAAACAAAAAGGAAGAACCGATCGTGCACTGGAAGTGATCAATCGAAAAAAAACGGGAAAGGAAATCGTTTTGGATTTTTCCGTTTCGGGACGAAGACTTGGAAAGAAAATTTTAGAATTAAAAAATCTTACAAAATCATACAAATCTCCTCTGATCAAAACGTTTTCTTATACGTTTAAAAACGGAGAACGAATCGGAGTGATTGGGCCGAACGGGGCTGGAAAATCCACCCTTCTCAATCTGATCACCGGAAGGGACGTTCCAGATTCCGGAGACGTGAGTATCGGGATGAATACAAGTTTCGGATATTTCGATCAGGTTTCCAAAGAATTATCCGGAGACATGAGAGTTGTCGAATATATCAAAAAAGAATGCGGTGTATCCGTTAAGATGAGCGACGGTTCCGTAATGAGCGCCGCGGATATGTTGGAATTGTTTCTTTTTGACGGAAGACTCCAGGCAAGTTATGTTAAAAATCTATCTGGCGGTGAAAAAAGAAGGCTCTATCTCGTATCCATCCTGATGACAAATCCTAATTTTCTGATTTTGGATGAACCTACAAACGACTTGGACATCAGGACCTTATCCGTTTTGGAGGAATTTTTGGCTGAATTCGGCGGTTGTATTCTTGTGGTTTCTCATGATCGTTATTTTATGGATAGGACCGTGGATTATCTTTTCGTTTTCGAAGGAAACGGACTGGTTGAAAAATTTCCGGGAAACTATTCCGAATATTTGGAATATAAGAATTATTTAAATCGCCAGAAAAATAAAAGAGAATCGGAACAGCCCGAAACGAAAATTCAGGAAGCGGAAGTTTCCAAGACCGCGAAAAAGGGTTTAAACTTTCGACAAAAAAAAGAATTGGAATCGATCGAGTTGGAAATTGCGACCTTGGAAAAAGAAGAACGGGACATCACCGAAATTCTACAATCGGGAACCGGAAAAACGGAGGAACTCGTGATTTTGGGAAATCGTCTATCCGAGATTCATACGATTCTCCCTTTAAAACTGGAGCGCTGGGAGGGATTACAAGGTTTACTTTGA
- a CDS encoding sensor histidine kinase codes for MEPVPIPITEEQYQMLFELSRDGLAVHSEGKILRANEALVKMLGYESSQEVIGKPVLEFVHQRSQNIVKARIHKMNQDGSGVGVLEEEFVRKDGSTLFVEVLATAFFEQGKQYVQVIVRDINSRKRAELELERLRSKLQITRDRLLGVIEGTKDSICALDIHFRVIAFNSSFELSFWKLYGKKIEEGNILSDLIMDPSERAVVIENWSRALRGEVYTTERTMRGFVQDVAVFEISYSSIRDSSHNLIGATQIIRDITERKQGEEKLRKTLEEKEVMLKEIHHRVKNNLQVVASLLGLQADHSENARISQILRECERRIQSMALIHKELYQSENITKIDFYDYLNTLLISLLHSFGKEKKIEFRVSSKPNFVSIETAIPLGLIVNELVTNSLKYAFPNEVQGTICVKLRAEMREFVLEVIDNGVGMPENFDFSKCETLGLKLVAILSKQLRGKPGFSPSEDGKGTRFQVQFTA; via the coding sequence ATGGAACCAGTCCCTATTCCGATCACAGAAGAACAATATCAAATGCTCTTTGAACTTTCTAGAGACGGGCTCGCCGTCCATTCCGAAGGAAAGATTCTGAGAGCGAACGAAGCTCTTGTAAAGATGCTCGGTTACGAGTCTTCACAAGAAGTGATCGGTAAACCCGTCCTTGAATTTGTTCATCAAAGATCTCAGAACATCGTAAAAGCCAGAATTCATAAAATGAATCAGGACGGATCCGGAGTGGGGGTCCTCGAAGAGGAATTTGTCCGTAAGGACGGATCCACTCTATTTGTGGAAGTTTTAGCGACCGCTTTTTTTGAACAGGGAAAACAATACGTTCAGGTGATCGTCCGAGATATCAATTCGAGAAAGCGCGCCGAGCTGGAGTTGGAAAGACTCCGATCCAAACTTCAAATTACACGGGATCGATTGTTGGGTGTGATCGAAGGTACCAAAGATTCCATTTGTGCACTCGATATTCATTTTCGTGTGATCGCATTCAATTCTTCTTTTGAACTGAGTTTCTGGAAACTCTACGGTAAAAAAATCGAAGAGGGGAATATTCTCTCGGATCTGATTATGGATCCTTCCGAAAGAGCGGTGGTCATTGAAAATTGGAGCCGAGCCTTGCGCGGAGAAGTATATACTACGGAACGTACGATGCGTGGTTTTGTTCAGGACGTCGCCGTATTTGAAATCAGCTATAGCTCGATCCGGGATTCCTCTCACAACTTAATTGGAGCGACCCAGATCATACGGGACATTACCGAAAGAAAACAGGGCGAGGAAAAACTCAGAAAAACCCTGGAAGAAAAAGAAGTGATGCTCAAAGAAATTCATCACAGAGTTAAAAACAATCTCCAGGTAGTTGCGAGTCTTTTGGGTCTTCAGGCGGATCATTCCGAAAATGCGAGGATATCGCAGATCCTGCGCGAATGCGAGCGCCGAATTCAATCCATGGCTCTGATTCATAAAGAACTCTATCAATCGGAGAATATTACAAAAATTGATTTTTATGATTATCTGAATACCTTACTGATCAGTCTTTTGCATTCTTTCGGAAAAGAAAAAAAGATCGAATTTAGAGTTTCCTCAAAGCCGAATTTTGTTTCCATCGAAACTGCGATCCCGCTCGGATTGATCGTAAACGAGCTCGTGACCAATTCCTTAAAATACGCGTTTCCAAACGAGGTCCAAGGAACGATTTGCGTAAAACTGAGAGCGGAGATGCGGGAATTCGTTTTAGAAGTAATCGATAATGGTGTGGGAATGCCCGAAAATTTCGATTTTTCAAAATGTGAAACCCTCGGTTTAAAATTGGTCGCAATTCTTTCCAAACAACTGAGGGGAAAGCCCGGATTTTCACCTTCCGAAGACGGCAAGGGCACTCGGTTTCAAGTTCAGTTCACCGCTTAA
- a CDS encoding response regulator, protein MNPLQLDSNFLLMSAAGKLITWQFSDDFREFSDYLDRKTPPSQWNWTPANAWIAFENELKSEKKKTAVTRLKYIDTNGKTLDVQIRALASKKDHFLFLFAPQKTDPETPSLFLQDEKLRSVIFQNSANAILLLNPEDDTILENNQTALQYFEIKSSSEWIGKNFFSLLNNNFPNAEYEMIRKTILKGESFTGDVEFSTFQNKHFWGSVAFRILSSDQNRVVLVQIKNITEKINAERSLLEQSQKIAEHEANLNAIIENSEALIWSVNKNYEILIFNSKFKKVMKESYQYDIFPGFQIFQNNTNPETNKNWKAFYDRAFSGERFSINGTRPTRQNIVVFTETSFYPIRNSEGEITGVSAVSLDITDKKLAEEKFRLLFEYSSNPHILYDESGIFECNPATLTMLRCSDKNYILGKHPSFFSSETKPDGTIVRERSEKVETIALKRGSHTFERFYKRMDGEEFPIEITLTPLTIHHKTVFLAVWHEITERKVYEDSLKRAKDTAEAASKAKSDFLAMMSHEIRTPLNGVIGTVSLLEATSLNLEQKEYLDIIKTSGQNLLILLNDILDLSRIESGHLKLEMQPVSPERLIGDVINLFKAMAEEKGLEIESRISSLVPNWIISDPFRLRQIMINLLGNSVKFTEKGKIILSVEAEKFPNDKLRLIFRVQDTGIGIPEEKLEMLFKAFNQLDSSTTRRYGGSGLGLTISKKLAALMKGEIIVKSQVGRGSEFSLSILTEKLDYKIPAGVQELHSKNLAKIAVISIHDSGLKEQIKKFCERNGFQVKIVRTAREVIRVITEEERIGIFLTDLNLPDMNLPEILNEIRTANSSLKLTVILFMEKEFRTSYYLLTDGLFNRPGFKIFMMFKPVLLEELSKNFEKAFPTQVSKEQTLGNEKKLLSEKIPLKILLVEDNVINQKIAIRLLGKLGYSVDSAMNGVEALASLKNQWYDLIFMDIQMPEMDGYETTHHIRENFTNPKPIIVAMTANAMEGDKEKCIEAGMDAYIAKPIQITDIESSIIHLFQS, encoded by the coding sequence ATGAATCCTTTACAACTCGATTCCAATTTTCTATTGATGAGTGCTGCCGGAAAGCTGATAACCTGGCAATTCTCCGATGATTTCCGAGAGTTTTCCGATTATCTTGATCGGAAAACTCCTCCTTCACAATGGAATTGGACCCCGGCAAATGCGTGGATTGCTTTTGAAAACGAACTCAAATCTGAAAAAAAGAAAACGGCCGTAACAAGACTGAAATACATCGATACAAACGGGAAAACCTTGGACGTTCAAATTCGAGCACTCGCTTCTAAGAAGGACCACTTTCTATTTTTATTTGCTCCGCAAAAAACGGATCCGGAAACCCCGAGTCTTTTTTTACAAGACGAAAAGCTAAGATCTGTTATCTTTCAAAATTCCGCGAATGCGATCCTACTTCTAAACCCTGAAGACGATACGATCCTCGAAAACAATCAAACCGCGCTCCAGTATTTCGAAATAAAATCCTCCTCTGAATGGATCGGTAAAAATTTTTTTTCCTTGTTAAATAACAATTTTCCGAACGCGGAATACGAAATGATCCGCAAAACGATTTTAAAAGGAGAAAGTTTTACAGGGGATGTGGAATTTTCTACCTTTCAGAACAAACACTTCTGGGGAAGCGTAGCATTTCGCATTTTATCCTCGGATCAAAATCGTGTAGTCTTGGTTCAGATCAAGAACATCACCGAAAAAATAAACGCCGAACGATCTCTATTGGAACAGTCGCAAAAAATCGCGGAACACGAAGCAAATCTAAACGCAATCATCGAAAATTCGGAAGCGCTCATTTGGTCCGTAAACAAGAATTATGAAATACTCATATTTAATTCCAAATTCAAAAAAGTAATGAAGGAATCCTATCAGTATGATATATTTCCCGGTTTTCAGATATTTCAAAACAATACAAATCCGGAGACCAATAAAAATTGGAAGGCATTTTACGATCGCGCCTTTAGCGGCGAAAGATTTAGCATCAACGGAACAAGACCGACCCGGCAAAACATCGTTGTTTTTACAGAAACCTCCTTTTATCCGATTCGAAACTCAGAAGGTGAAATAACCGGAGTCAGCGCGGTTTCTCTGGATATTACCGATAAAAAATTAGCGGAGGAAAAATTCAGACTCCTATTCGAATATTCCAGCAATCCTCATATACTCTATGACGAATCCGGGATTTTTGAATGTAATCCCGCGACTCTCACTATGTTGCGATGTTCCGATAAAAATTATATACTTGGAAAACATCCCTCGTTTTTTTCTTCCGAAACAAAACCAGACGGAACCATCGTAAGGGAAAGATCCGAAAAGGTAGAAACCATCGCTTTAAAACGGGGATCTCATACGTTTGAAAGATTTTACAAACGTATGGACGGTGAGGAATTTCCTATCGAAATCACTCTTACTCCGCTGACGATTCATCATAAAACCGTGTTTCTCGCGGTCTGGCACGAAATTACAGAACGAAAAGTATATGAGGATTCCCTAAAGCGTGCAAAGGATACTGCGGAAGCGGCCTCCAAAGCAAAATCCGACTTTTTGGCTATGATGAGTCACGAGATCCGAACTCCCCTCAACGGAGTGATAGGAACCGTCAGTCTTTTGGAAGCTACCTCCCTCAACCTAGAACAAAAAGAATACTTAGACATCATCAAAACGAGCGGACAAAATTTACTCATTCTGCTCAACGATATTCTGGATCTTTCCAGGATCGAATCCGGACATCTCAAGCTCGAAATGCAACCGGTATCTCCGGAGCGGCTGATCGGGGATGTGATCAATCTATTCAAAGCGATGGCGGAAGAAAAAGGGTTGGAGATAGAATCCAGAATCTCTTCCTTGGTTCCCAATTGGATCATTTCGGATCCCTTTCGATTGAGACAGATCATGATAAATCTCTTAGGAAATTCCGTCAAATTCACCGAAAAGGGAAAAATTATTCTCAGCGTGGAAGCGGAAAAATTTCCGAACGATAAACTAAGACTCATCTTTCGGGTCCAAGACACAGGAATCGGAATTCCCGAAGAAAAATTGGAAATGCTGTTTAAGGCTTTCAACCAGTTGGATTCTTCGACAACCCGAAGATATGGAGGTTCCGGACTAGGATTGACCATCAGCAAAAAATTAGCCGCGCTGATGAAAGGGGAAATCATTGTCAAAAGTCAAGTAGGTAGAGGATCCGAATTCTCTCTTTCTATTCTCACCGAAAAATTGGATTATAAAATTCCCGCGGGAGTTCAGGAGTTACATTCTAAAAATTTGGCTAAGATCGCGGTCATATCGATCCATGATTCAGGTCTTAAGGAGCAGATTAAAAAATTCTGTGAGAGAAACGGGTTTCAGGTAAAAATCGTTCGAACCGCTCGGGAAGTGATCCGTGTCATCACCGAAGAGGAAAGAATCGGAATCTTTCTTACCGATCTCAATCTGCCGGATATGAATCTGCCAGAAATTTTGAACGAAATTAGAACCGCCAACTCTTCGCTAAAACTTACGGTCATTCTTTTTATGGAAAAGGAATTTAGAACGTCGTATTATCTTTTAACGGACGGACTTTTCAATCGGCCAGGATTTAAGATATTTATGATGTTTAAACCTGTTCTTTTGGAGGAATTGAGCAAAAATTTTGAAAAGGCGTTTCCTACTCAAGTTTCCAAAGAGCAGACACTCGGAAACGAGAAAAAACTTTTATCCGAAAAGATTCCGCTAAAAATCCTTTTGGTCGAAGACAATGTGATCAACCAAAAGATCGCGATCCGTCTGCTTGGAAAATTGGGATATTCTGTTGATTCTGCAATGAACGGAGTGGAAGCTTTAGCAAGTCTTAAAAACCAATGGTATGATCTGATTTTTATGGATATTCAGATGCCGGAGATGGACGGATACGAGACAACACACCATATTCGAGAAAATTTTACCAATCCAAAGCCGATCATCGTAGCAATGACTGCGAACGCGATGGAAGGTGATAAGGAAAAATGTATCGAGGCTGGAATGGACGCCTATATTGCCAAACCGATCCAGATTACGGACATAGAATCCTCTATCATTCACCTGTTTCAATCCTGA
- a CDS encoding Crp/Fnr family transcriptional regulator has protein sequence MQHTKEEILKQIYLFSNFTEDELNTIAEKTEYKVYEQGDAIFHEGNEAKAFFVVIYGTLKVLTSTEKGDDVNVTTIATGDHFGELPFLDPGKRSASVEAMERSELLRIPYDHLKSVFEKDSKASLKFYQEISHFLAKRLRMLTHDLTYAREMRKRFTV, from the coding sequence ATGCAACATACAAAAGAAGAAATTTTAAAGCAGATTTATCTTTTTTCCAATTTTACGGAAGACGAGCTGAATACAATTGCTGAAAAGACGGAATACAAAGTCTACGAACAAGGCGACGCGATTTTTCACGAAGGCAATGAGGCAAAGGCTTTTTTTGTGGTGATATACGGTACTCTAAAAGTACTCACTTCCACGGAAAAAGGGGACGACGTCAATGTCACAACCATTGCAACCGGAGACCATTTCGGAGAACTTCCCTTTTTGGATCCCGGAAAACGTTCCGCTTCGGTAGAGGCAATGGAACGATCCGAACTTTTAAGAATTCCCTATGACCACTTAAAGTCCGTTTTTGAAAAAGACTCCAAGGCGTCTTTAAAATTTTATCAAGAAATTTCCCATTTTTTAGCGAAACGACTTCGTATGTTGACACACGATTTGACCTATGCGAGAGAAATGAGAAAAAGATTTACCGTCTGA
- a CDS encoding DUF445 domain-containing protein: protein MESLIENKELFGILMMPVTYGFVGWFTNVVALKMTFYPLEFVGIPPYLGWQGIVPKKSQKLALKSVNIMTERLIKVEDFFSKVDPDQLEKEFQPVLDQLIPEATKEIVHHINPALRAKLEGEEESRIISGVQKKSEHTVRNIMIQVKENVSSVFNFKSLVLRKLTGPNVKRIVDIFQEVGSKEFKFIEHCGWYLGGAMGIIQALAWNLFPYWWTLPIQGIVVGYITNWVALTMIFRPLYEKKIGPIRYQGLFLKRQEEVSKKYSNVFATQVLSARNVLEEILYKRAARSLVETIQSETEEATKRLHLSGALDFEGSDENSEFEITKKEVIARISDSLANSSNKLETYMGRAMSIENNMFKRMKDLPPEEFEPILRSAFQEDEYVLILIGSVLGAIVGLFQGLYMLYVS, encoded by the coding sequence ATGGAATCTTTAATCGAAAATAAAGAGCTATTCGGAATCCTTATGATGCCTGTTACATACGGTTTTGTGGGATGGTTCACAAACGTTGTGGCGTTGAAGATGACTTTTTATCCGCTCGAATTTGTAGGAATTCCTCCCTATCTCGGTTGGCAGGGAATCGTCCCCAAAAAATCGCAAAAACTCGCTCTCAAATCCGTAAATATCATGACGGAACGTCTGATTAAAGTAGAGGATTTTTTTTCCAAAGTGGATCCGGATCAATTGGAAAAAGAGTTTCAGCCGGTTTTGGATCAGCTGATTCCCGAAGCGACCAAGGAAATCGTCCATCATATCAATCCCGCCCTTCGCGCAAAATTGGAAGGAGAGGAAGAATCCAGAATCATCTCCGGAGTTCAAAAAAAGAGCGAACATACGGTTCGGAATATTATGATTCAGGTAAAGGAAAACGTATCCAGCGTATTCAACTTCAAGTCTCTCGTTCTCAGAAAATTAACCGGGCCAAATGTAAAACGTATCGTTGACATCTTTCAGGAAGTCGGTTCCAAAGAATTCAAATTTATTGAACACTGCGGCTGGTATTTGGGCGGAGCCATGGGAATCATACAAGCCCTTGCGTGGAATTTATTTCCGTATTGGTGGACCTTGCCGATTCAAGGGATCGTGGTTGGTTATATCACGAACTGGGTGGCCCTCACGATGATCTTTCGTCCGCTGTATGAAAAAAAAATCGGACCGATCCGCTACCAAGGACTTTTTCTAAAACGACAAGAAGAAGTATCCAAAAAGTATTCAAACGTATTTGCGACACAGGTGTTGAGCGCAAGAAACGTCCTCGAAGAAATTTTATACAAACGCGCCGCACGTTCTCTTGTGGAAACGATTCAATCCGAAACGGAAGAAGCGACCAAACGATTGCACCTGAGCGGGGCTCTTGACTTCGAAGGAAGCGATGAAAATTCTGAGTTTGAAATCACAAAAAAGGAAGTGATCGCAAGGATTTCGGATTCTCTTGCGAACAGCTCAAACAAACTCGAAACGTATATGGGAAGAGCGATGTCCATCGAAAACAATATGTTCAAAAGAATGAAGGACCTCCCTCCGGAGGAATTCGAACCCATCCTAAGATCCGCCTTTCAAGAAGACGAATACGTTCTCATTCTCATCGGATCGGTGTTAGGTGCGATTGTGGGTCTTTTTCAAGGACTATACATGCTCTATGTTTCGTAA
- a CDS encoding alpha/beta hydrolase, whose translation MKKFVGSSTKNNIPKSLRIPIGDSQFLAAEVYGPFPVLKSMSSPIFCIHGLTGNLKNFAPLARNLVKQGLTVITYDLRGRGKSSKPDITYSYDLHAEDLKKMIDHLKIPKVNLLAHSLGCWISLSFGKKFPERTDNLCLIDGGGKLFIIRKLSNLSMIPTSLQRLGKIFPNKKTYLKLAKESPILGSWNQDVKDFLNYELEEISDPERSSGYRCNIPRFVIHSELTQMGGAMSPWKIPLQFLKHPIQIFRIFKKNQVLPYSKIQSPVLIIRAGKSNFKKGDELLPDSAISIFQKELKRPVFLTLPDKNHYEVILLPDLKRDETIGWFFKNRK comes from the coding sequence ATGAAGAAGTTCGTCGGGTCATCTACAAAAAATAATATTCCAAAATCATTACGAATCCCGATCGGAGATTCTCAATTTTTAGCAGCGGAAGTGTACGGTCCATTCCCTGTTTTAAAAAGTATGTCTTCCCCGATCTTTTGCATTCACGGACTCACCGGAAATTTAAAAAACTTCGCGCCTCTCGCAAGAAATTTAGTAAAACAAGGTCTGACCGTGATCACATACGATCTACGCGGAAGAGGAAAATCTTCCAAACCGGATATCACGTATTCCTACGATCTGCACGCGGAAGACCTCAAAAAGATGATCGATCACTTAAAGATTCCCAAGGTGAATCTTTTAGCACATTCTCTCGGTTGTTGGATTTCTCTTTCTTTTGGAAAAAAATTTCCGGAAAGAACTGACAATCTTTGTTTGATCGACGGAGGAGGAAAACTTTTCATCATACGAAAACTATCCAATCTTTCTATGATTCCAACTTCCTTACAACGCCTTGGCAAGATATTTCCAAACAAAAAAACCTATCTCAAACTCGCAAAAGAATCGCCGATCTTGGGTTCCTGGAATCAAGACGTGAAGGACTTTTTGAACTACGAACTGGAAGAAATTTCGGATCCGGAACGAAGCTCCGGATATCGGTGCAATATTCCTCGCTTTGTCATCCATTCGGAACTCACTCAGATGGGAGGAGCCATGAGTCCCTGGAAAATTCCACTCCAATTTCTAAAACATCCGATTCAGATTTTTAGAATATTCAAGAAGAATCAAGTTCTTCCCTATTCTAAAATTCAATCCCCCGTATTAATCATCCGCGCCGGAAAATCCAATTTTAAAAAAGGAGACGAATTGCTCCCGGATTCTGCGATTTCTATCTTTCAAAAAGAACTCAAACGACCCGTGTTTTTAACGTTACCAGATAAGAATCACTATGAAGTCATTCTTCTTCCGGATTTAAAACGAGACGAAACCATAGGTTGGTTTTTTAAAAATCGGAAATGA
- the pgsW gene encoding poly-gamma-glutamate system protein, translating into MKEWIVSNRSHLSIFLLFITSLSFWVFVEFWPVLEPAFDSEVKLKASRFAETAFQKIREIRIAKGLGLDSKLDPGLSGLIGMEISSVTSSAGKLSSKQASVHPDFAAWFVDQFQKAGLQKGDWISAGISGSFPALNIAFFTAVDAMELKVVVIASVSSSQYGANVPGLLWPDMENRLYQEGLIQQRTSFMTTGGIDDQGIGIGKNGLSVIQTSILKNGYPYLSSNSFEDSINQRLGIYKKKNVRLYVNIGGGSVSTGTSLGKRKIPKGLVFFGEEFSELPDSILKFYLESKIPVIHVIGIESISEESGMYYKVGEIPKPGTSNLIVSKKYDRKLAGIFVVLLLFLIWKLSFYIELSGKQEPDSIRL; encoded by the coding sequence ATGAAAGAATGGATTGTGTCCAATCGATCTCATCTATCGATTTTTCTTTTGTTTATCACTTCGCTTTCGTTTTGGGTGTTTGTGGAATTTTGGCCTGTGCTCGAGCCCGCTTTCGATTCTGAAGTCAAACTCAAGGCGAGTCGATTCGCAGAAACTGCGTTTCAAAAGATCAGAGAGATACGAATCGCAAAGGGATTGGGTCTTGATTCCAAACTCGATCCCGGCCTCTCGGGTTTGATCGGTATGGAAATTTCTTCCGTTACGAGTTCCGCAGGAAAACTTTCGTCGAAACAAGCTTCGGTTCATCCCGATTTTGCGGCGTGGTTTGTGGATCAGTTTCAAAAAGCAGGACTCCAAAAAGGGGATTGGATCTCCGCGGGTATTTCGGGTTCTTTTCCTGCTTTGAACATAGCCTTTTTTACCGCAGTCGACGCGATGGAATTGAAAGTTGTCGTGATCGCGAGCGTTTCTTCCTCTCAATACGGAGCCAACGTTCCCGGGTTGTTATGGCCCGATATGGAGAATCGATTGTATCAAGAAGGGTTGATACAACAAAGGACTTCTTTTATGACTACCGGCGGGATCGACGATCAAGGGATCGGAATCGGCAAAAACGGTTTGTCTGTCATACAAACCTCGATCTTAAAAAATGGATACCCGTATCTGTCTTCGAATTCATTTGAAGATTCTATAAATCAGAGATTGGGAATATACAAAAAAAAGAATGTACGTTTGTATGTAAATATCGGAGGAGGTTCGGTTTCTACGGGAACCAGTCTTGGAAAACGAAAGATTCCCAAAGGGCTCGTTTTTTTTGGAGAAGAATTTTCTGAACTGCCTGATTCCATTCTTAAATTCTATTTAGAATCCAAGATCCCAGTCATTCATGTCATAGGCATCGAATCGATATCGGAAGAATCCGGGATGTATTACAAAGTGGGAGAGATTCCGAAACCGGGAACATCCAATCTTATCGTTTCAAAAAAATACGACCGTAAACTCGCCGGGATCTTTGTAGTCCTTTTATTGTTTTTGATCTGGAAACTTTCCTTTTATATCGAACTTTCCGGAAAGCAGGAACCAGATTCGATTCGTTTGTAG
- the pgsC gene encoding poly-gamma-glutamate biosynthesis protein PgsC yields MEVLTLSIGLGILLGFFFWEKTGIHPGGWVVPGYMALTLLQPWTLVEIVLSSLLTFVFYRLSESQFLSFGRRKIVLILVGSILISSLVHWIGILYWRYISNSEFRILGHIVPGLITLSMEKQGVLRTISGITICSCILRLVLIFLLGETLSL; encoded by the coding sequence ATGGAAGTCCTGACCCTTTCGATTGGGCTCGGAATCCTACTCGGATTTTTTTTCTGGGAGAAAACCGGAATTCATCCGGGAGGTTGGGTGGTTCCCGGTTATATGGCTCTTACATTATTACAACCTTGGACGTTAGTCGAAATCGTTCTGAGTTCCTTGTTGACCTTTGTTTTTTATCGACTGAGCGAATCTCAATTTTTGAGCTTTGGCCGGAGAAAGATCGTATTGATTTTGGTAGGTTCGATTCTGATCTCGAGTCTCGTTCACTGGATCGGGATCTTGTATTGGAGGTATATAAGCAATTCTGAATTTAGAATCTTGGGTCATATCGTTCCGGGGCTGATCACACTTTCTATGGAAAAACAGGGAGTATTGAGAACGATTTCGGGAATCACGATCTGTTCCTGTATTCTTCGTTTGGTTTTGATTTTTCTTTTAGGAGAAACTTTATCCTTATGA